The Dethiosulfovibrio salsuginis DNA window ATAGGCGAACTGGACTTCTCCAAAATGGACAGAGTGTCCGGGACATACGTCTCCGACGACCTCAGGGAAAGACACGACGACATGATCTGGAAAATCGGATTTAGGGACAGATGGCTGTACGTCTACATCCTGTTGGAGTTTCAGTCCACGGTGGACCGATGGATGGGAGTGAGACTCCTGACCTACATAGGACTACTGTATCAAGACCTGATAAAAACGGGA harbors:
- a CDS encoding Rpn family recombination-promoting nuclease/putative transposase, giving the protein MGQTDLGYKELFSNKEMVKDLLTGFVREDWIGELDFSKMDRVSGTYVSDDLRERHDDMIWKIGFRDRWLYVYILLEFQSTVDRWMGVRLLTYIGLLYQDLIKTG